Proteins encoded within one genomic window of Bacillus sp. 1NLA3E:
- a CDS encoding TetR/AcrR family transcriptional regulator, translating to MRDNNTDLRVIRTKESIRDALVKLIDEKGFEAISVKDITTRAKINRGTFYAHYQDKFDLMTKCEEEIMLEMSRIAIHKFPGVIAALETNSPTLTPLPLVVSIFEYINEKSGFMKAVLGPKGDLSFQSRLKDFMWRTLFGNNPDAPLKEEKLLVPGQYLASYVASAHIGVIQQWLDSGRKESPQEMARILSTITVNGPFFAAGLKK from the coding sequence TTGCGAGATAATAATACGGATTTACGGGTCATTCGGACAAAAGAATCCATCCGAGATGCACTAGTAAAATTAATCGATGAAAAAGGGTTCGAAGCAATTTCGGTTAAAGACATAACAACAAGAGCAAAAATAAATAGAGGTACATTTTATGCGCACTATCAAGACAAATTTGATTTAATGACAAAATGCGAAGAAGAAATCATGCTTGAAATGTCCAGAATTGCAATACATAAATTCCCAGGTGTTATTGCAGCACTCGAAACTAACTCACCAACATTAACACCACTTCCCCTCGTAGTTTCCATATTCGAATATATAAATGAAAAAAGTGGATTTATGAAAGCAGTGTTAGGTCCAAAAGGAGATTTATCTTTTCAATCAAGGCTGAAAGATTTTATGTGGAGAACACTGTTTGGAAATAATCCAGACGCACCTCTTAAGGAGGAAAAGTTACTAGTTCCGGGACAATATTTAGCTTCTTACGTTGCATCTGCACATATAGGAGTAATTCAACAATGGTTGGATAGTGGCAGGAAAGAATCTCCTCAAGAAATGGCTCGAATTCTATCAACTATTACAGTTAATGGACCCTTCTTTGCTGCTGGGTTAAAAAAATAA
- a CDS encoding YhgE/Pip domain-containing protein, whose translation MFKNKLFLGSPFIALAVIFIFSLTLFPSVQPQPKNLPIAIVNEDEGVEIPNQPKMNMGQTIVEMMQKTSATAKDEDPAVKWAKVKSENEVQKGLDNQKYYAALVIPKDFSAKQASLRTPAPSAPEVQIFINQGMNTAASTMAGQVLNGVVDNMNSTVRKQLLDGFEKQGATLTAKQAASLAVPIAKKVTNVNEIGSHSANGNSPISLFQPLWIASLAIAAILFLAFSKLPISTRKESLVTKVGQILMSAIVSLVIGFGLTWIAEGMVGLNIPDFLDTALFLTITSFGFILMILAVLSLVGIKFLPVFALLLFFGAPLLAMAPEMMSPFYRDWVYSWLPMRFMIEGLRELFFFGEGLTWNTPVSVLVWIGSVSMVVILGTALKHNRLKDVASDSRNM comes from the coding sequence ATGTTCAAAAACAAATTGTTTTTAGGTTCGCCATTTATTGCATTAGCAGTCATTTTTATTTTTTCACTGACCTTATTTCCCTCGGTCCAACCACAGCCAAAAAATCTGCCTATTGCAATTGTAAATGAGGATGAAGGAGTGGAAATTCCTAATCAACCAAAAATGAATATGGGGCAAACGATTGTTGAAATGATGCAAAAGACTTCAGCAACCGCAAAGGATGAAGACCCTGCTGTGAAATGGGCTAAAGTAAAGTCCGAAAACGAAGTACAAAAAGGGTTGGATAATCAAAAATATTATGCAGCATTGGTCATTCCGAAAGACTTTAGTGCGAAGCAAGCATCATTACGGACGCCAGCACCTTCTGCACCAGAAGTACAAATATTTATCAATCAGGGAATGAATACAGCTGCTTCAACGATGGCGGGACAGGTTTTAAATGGAGTAGTAGACAACATGAACAGCACTGTCCGTAAACAATTACTGGATGGTTTTGAAAAGCAAGGAGCAACTTTAACGGCGAAACAGGCAGCAAGCCTTGCAGTACCAATCGCAAAGAAAGTCACAAATGTGAATGAAATCGGAAGCCATAGTGCTAACGGAAATTCTCCTATTTCTTTATTCCAGCCATTATGGATAGCAAGTTTGGCTATTGCAGCGATTCTCTTTCTTGCCTTTAGTAAATTGCCGATCAGCACTCGAAAAGAAAGTCTTGTCACAAAGGTAGGGCAAATTTTGATGAGTGCTATTGTATCACTAGTAATTGGATTTGGCCTTACATGGATAGCAGAGGGAATGGTAGGACTGAATATCCCAGATTTCCTTGATACAGCCTTATTTTTAACAATTACCTCATTTGGCTTCATCCTAATGATTTTAGCTGTACTTTCATTAGTTGGGATTAAATTTCTTCCGGTCTTTGCCTTATTGTTATTCTTTGGAGCACCTTTACTAGCAATGGCACCAGAAATGATGTCCCCATTTTATCGGGATTGGGTTTACTCTTGGTTGCCAATGCGATTTATGATAGAAGGGCTTCGGGAGTTATTCTTCTTTGGTGAAGGGTTAACCTGGAATACTCCAGTTTCTGTCCTTGTTTGGATTGGATCGGTAAGCATGGTTGTCATACTGGGTACTGCTTTAAAACATAATAGGTTGAAGGATGTAGCATCTGATTCTCGAAATATGTAA
- a CDS encoding AbiH family protein: MKRLLIIGNGFDLHHGMKTSYWNF, encoded by the coding sequence ATGAAAAGACTTCTTATTATTGGAAATGGTTTTGATCTTCACCATGGAATGAAAACAAGTTACTGGAATTTTTAG
- a CDS encoding AbiH family protein — translation MFRDYLLKTETEILRTMKMFNMFQEDLWSDFETNLANIDVQLMFDYYSDSLVSYADDNWSERYHHEFQYFIEQGTWYMSNGLKSQFVKWICSIDLPTKMSKGIANCFAEVKDSHYLNFN, via the coding sequence ATTTTTAGGGATTACCTCTTGAAAACTGAGACAGAAATATTAAGAACGATGAAGATGTTCAATATGTTCCAAGAGGATTTATGGTCGGATTTTGAAACAAATCTGGCTAATATCGATGTTCAACTAATGTTTGATTATTACTCTGACAGTCTAGTCTCTTATGCAGATGACAATTGGAGTGAAAGGTATCATCATGAATTCCAGTACTTTATCGAACAAGGTACTTGGTATATGAGCAATGGCTTAAAATCGCAATTTGTTAAATGGATATGCAGTATTGATTTGCCAACTAAAATGAGTAAAGGGATTGCTAATTGTTTTGCTGAAGTTAAGGATTCTCATTACCTGAATTTCAATTAA
- a CDS encoding AbiH family protein, producing the protein MNSFCNCKEWFFLSAPYKYNEIIIMGHSLSDVDLPYIQQIATNLCHENTRWYVSYYSTGEIVSHKRSLERCSISDNKASFFRLCDL; encoded by the coding sequence ATCAACAGCTTCTGTAATTGCAAAGAATGGTTTTTTTTAAGCGCACCTTATAAATATAATGAGATTATTATTATGGGACATAGCTTGTCGGATGTAGATTTACCATATATTCAACAGATAGCAACAAATCTGTGTCATGAAAATACACGCTGGTATGTGAGTTACTATAGTACAGGTGAGATAGTGAGTCATAAAAGGAGTCTAGAAAGATGCTCAATCTCTGATAACAAAGCTTCTTTCTTTAGACTCTGTGATTTGTAA
- a CDS encoding PhzF family phenazine biosynthesis protein, with the protein MGKINYSIVDVFSQRKYTGNQLAVFKNAENISDSEMQQIAKEINFSETTFILSDTKKDDGYDVRIFTPNEEVPFAGHPTLGTAYIIQNEILEEPLEKLILNFKAGQIPVTFDNQEEILWMKQNKPTFGRILDTNKVSDILNIDKEYIDDRFPIQEVSTGLPVIVVPLKSLEAVKKVRINKEKYFELINHTEAKAIMVFSPETYNSENDLNVRDFADYYGVPEDSATGSANGCLASYLVKYRYFEKNKINISVEQGYEIKRPSLLFLQATDDNGEISIYVGGKVEKIAQGEWFL; encoded by the coding sequence ATGGGGAAAATAAATTATTCTATTGTTGATGTTTTTTCACAAAGGAAATATACAGGAAATCAACTTGCTGTTTTTAAAAATGCCGAAAACATTTCAGATAGTGAAATGCAACAAATAGCCAAGGAAATTAATTTTTCTGAGACTACTTTTATCTTATCAGATACAAAAAAAGATGATGGTTATGACGTTCGTATTTTTACACCTAATGAAGAGGTTCCTTTTGCTGGACATCCGACTTTAGGAACTGCATATATCATTCAAAATGAAATTTTAGAGGAACCCCTGGAGAAACTTATTTTAAATTTTAAAGCTGGACAGATTCCCGTCACGTTCGATAATCAAGAAGAAATTCTATGGATGAAACAAAATAAACCAACTTTTGGTCGGATTTTAGATACAAATAAGGTTTCTGATATTTTAAATATAGATAAAGAATACATAGATGATAGATTTCCTATCCAAGAGGTTTCAACTGGACTTCCAGTGATTGTTGTACCTTTAAAATCTCTAGAAGCCGTTAAAAAAGTAAGGATAAATAAAGAAAAATACTTTGAGTTAATTAATCATACTGAAGCAAAAGCAATTATGGTTTTTTCTCCTGAAACGTATAATTCTGAAAATGATTTAAATGTTCGAGATTTTGCAGATTATTATGGTGTTCCAGAAGATTCGGCTACTGGAAGTGCTAATGGATGTTTAGCTTCTTACTTAGTTAAATACCGATATTTTGAAAAAAACAAAATAAATATCAGTGTAGAACAAGGATATGAAATTAAAAGACCTTCTTTATTGTTTTTACAGGCAACTGATGATAACGGGGAAATCAGCATTTATGTAGGAGGAAAAGTAGAAAAAATTGCTCAGGGTGAATGGTTTCTATAA
- a CDS encoding GNAT family N-acetyltransferase, translating into MNTLTIKELQSRNEIIEAFPIMKQLRTHLDESSYLELVIDAQEKDRYKIFALLDDDEIVAVTGFKPMITLYYGRFVWVCDLVTNANKRSKGYGEKLLTYVHEWAKENNYESVALSSGLQRTDAHHFYEDRMNYDKVSYVFKASLK; encoded by the coding sequence ATGAATACTTTAACAATTAAGGAACTTCAATCACGTAATGAAATTATTGAAGCATTTCCAATTATGAAGCAGTTACGAACTCATCTTGATGAAAGTTCTTATCTTGAATTAGTAATTGATGCACAGGAAAAAGATAGATACAAAATATTCGCTTTACTCGATGATGATGAAATTGTTGCGGTTACTGGCTTTAAGCCAATGATAACACTTTATTATGGTAGATTTGTTTGGGTTTGTGATTTGGTTACAAATGCTAATAAGCGTTCAAAAGGATACGGAGAAAAACTACTTACATATGTTCATGAATGGGCAAAAGAAAATAATTATGAAAGTGTTGCCTTATCTTCGGGATTACAGCGTACAGATGCACACCATTTTTATGAAGATAGAATGAATTATGACAAAGTAAGTTATGTGTTTAAAGCATCTTTAAAATAA
- a CDS encoding GNAT family N-acetyltransferase gives MRLSNDLLIRPVLNQEVSKLYKLMKQYIVDFYKQPEPKENELIGLINYLLKNPSSGLQFVAEENGELLGFTTLYFTFSTLKVKKQAILNDLYVVPYARGKKVGEKLFQTSLDYIRENDFSSMTWETATDNVVAQSLYNKMGGELSEWLFYEIS, from the coding sequence ATGAGATTGAGTAATGACTTATTAATTAGACCAGTATTAAATCAAGAGGTTTCTAAACTATACAAACTTATGAAGCAGTATATTGTGGATTTTTATAAACAACCTGAACCTAAAGAAAATGAATTAATTGGATTGATAAATTATTTACTTAAAAATCCTTCAAGTGGGCTTCAATTTGTTGCTGAAGAGAACGGGGAATTATTAGGATTTACCACTTTGTATTTTACTTTTAGCACCTTAAAGGTCAAGAAACAGGCGATTTTAAATGACTTATATGTAGTTCCGTATGCAAGAGGAAAAAAAGTTGGTGAAAAGTTATTTCAAACTAGTTTAGATTACATACGGGAAAACGATTTTTCATCTATGACATGGGAAACTGCAACGGATAACGTCGTAGCACAATCCCTTTACAATAAAATGGGTGGAGAATTATCTGAATGGTTATTTTATGAAATTAGTTAA
- a CDS encoding arsenic transporter — MFQPMVWITILAFLGTLVFILWRPRGLNEAIPAAIGAVIVLLSGSVSFSDLGVITDTISGAAITIMATIIMAIVLESFGFFHWVAEKLAAKAKGSGIRLFWYVNLLCFLMTLFFNNDGSILITTPILVMLLNNMGLKNHQKIPYLLSGGLIATASSAPIGVSNIVNLIALKIVHMTLYLHTAMMFVPATLGLLFLVGLLFLRFRKILPKTIPTSVTGLTLPSYHPLKPGPQHASEKARSRFMLYVLLFVFAVRVSLFVASFFAIPVSLVAVLGSLVLLGWRWAYLKIPPGDMLKKTPWYIIIFAFCMYTIIYGLNNIGLTHWLIGIMQPMVSGSLLHASVLMGVLLTVLSNLFNNHPALMVGTLTLTNMHLDLLSLKIAYLANIVGSDMGSLLLPMGTLATLMWMHIVKKGKVRITWMEYMKVTFVVIPPTVLFTLVVLYYWVSSLFGDVLQR; from the coding sequence ATGTTTCAACCAATGGTTTGGATAACCATTTTAGCTTTTTTGGGTACCCTCGTATTTATTCTGTGGAGACCTAGAGGTTTGAATGAAGCTATACCTGCTGCGATAGGTGCGGTTATTGTCTTGCTCAGTGGGAGTGTTTCATTTTCAGATTTAGGTGTCATTACAGATACCATCAGCGGTGCTGCCATTACCATAATGGCAACGATCATCATGGCGATTGTTTTAGAAAGTTTTGGTTTTTTTCACTGGGTGGCAGAGAAGCTAGCCGCAAAAGCAAAGGGGTCAGGCATTCGATTATTCTGGTATGTCAATCTTTTATGCTTTCTCATGACACTCTTTTTCAATAACGATGGTAGTATTTTAATTACCACTCCTATTTTAGTCATGTTGTTAAACAACATGGGCTTAAAAAACCATCAAAAAATTCCGTATTTGCTGTCTGGAGGCTTAATTGCAACCGCGTCCAGTGCTCCAATCGGTGTAAGTAATATTGTAAATCTAATTGCTTTGAAAATTGTGCATATGACTTTGTATTTGCATACAGCGATGATGTTTGTCCCTGCAACGCTTGGTTTACTATTCTTAGTTGGGCTGCTCTTCCTTCGCTTTCGTAAAATCTTACCGAAAACCATTCCTACTAGTGTTACGGGTCTAACATTACCTTCTTACCATCCGCTCAAGCCAGGTCCTCAACATGCTTCAGAGAAGGCTCGTTCAAGATTTATGCTCTACGTCCTACTATTCGTATTTGCTGTCCGGGTCAGCCTCTTTGTTGCCTCATTTTTCGCCATTCCAGTCTCCCTTGTGGCGGTTCTTGGATCGCTTGTACTTTTAGGATGGCGGTGGGCTTATTTAAAAATACCTCCTGGCGATATGCTGAAAAAAACGCCGTGGTATATTATCATTTTCGCCTTTTGTATGTATACCATCATATACGGTCTAAATAATATTGGTTTAACGCACTGGTTGATTGGAATTATGCAACCTATGGTTTCTGGAAGCCTGCTCCATGCGAGTGTGTTGATGGGAGTGCTACTAACCGTACTTTCCAATCTATTTAATAATCACCCAGCGCTTATGGTTGGAACACTCACGTTAACAAATATGCATCTAGATCTGCTTTCCTTGAAAATCGCCTATCTGGCTAACATTGTTGGCAGTGACATGGGATCGTTGCTGCTTCCGATGGGAACGCTGGCTACGCTGATGTGGATGCACATTGTAAAGAAGGGAAAAGTCAGAATCACTTGGATGGAATATATGAAAGTCACCTTTGTCGTTATTCCACCTACTGTATTGTTCACATTAGTTGTTTTATATTATTGGGTTTCCAGTCTTTTTGGCGATGTCCTTCAAAGATAA
- a CDS encoding GNAT family N-acetyltransferase → MISIQDILLLDFAYLETFSNRIDTSWGSIFCNDSQPNYYDANYAHISDAHDNPQLVIEEVSSYYTSRKIIPRFYIYNLDIQQNLISELKNQKFRYEELISPVQLWNNRIIDIDNNNRTTIEKVIESNFQEALEIECSIKEFGGKESIEKVYEKQFNHPSFTHYLLRYDGIACSTACIFEDGNQARLESVATIEEYRGKGLIGEIIQFIQKEVINRGIKKLWVFPINESIEKVYQKYGFQSVDKMKMGHAFLGGKSIKEIQG, encoded by the coding sequence ATGATAAGTATACAAGATATTCTTTTACTGGATTTTGCGTATTTGGAAACTTTTTCAAATCGGATAGATACCTCGTGGGGTTCAATTTTCTGTAATGATAGCCAACCAAATTATTATGACGCAAATTACGCACATATTAGTGATGCGCATGATAATCCACAGTTAGTAATTGAAGAAGTAAGCAGCTATTATACATCCAGAAAAATCATACCTAGATTCTATATCTATAACTTAGATATTCAACAAAATCTAATTTCTGAGTTAAAAAATCAAAAATTTAGATATGAGGAATTAATTAGTCCTGTTCAATTATGGAATAATCGAATTATTGATATCGATAATAACAACAGAACTACTATTGAAAAAGTAATAGAATCAAATTTTCAGGAAGCTTTAGAGATAGAGTGTAGCATTAAAGAATTTGGAGGAAAGGAATCGATTGAGAAAGTTTATGAGAAGCAATTCAATCACCCCTCTTTCACACATTATCTTCTTCGATACGATGGAATAGCTTGTTCCACGGCTTGTATTTTTGAAGATGGTAATCAAGCTCGATTGGAAAGTGTAGCTACAATTGAAGAATATAGAGGAAAGGGCTTAATAGGTGAAATTATTCAATTTATACAAAAGGAAGTTATAAATAGAGGAATTAAGAAACTTTGGGTTTTTCCGATAAATGAATCAATAGAAAAAGTATATCAAAAATATGGATTTCAATCAGTCGATAAAATGAAAATGGGACACGCATTTTTAGGGGGGAAAAGCATTAAGGAAATTCAAGGATAA
- a CDS encoding threonine aldolase family protein, which produces MIIDFRTDAGTRPTEEMRKAMYNAEVGDDVFREDPSVNRLEETAAEMLGKEAALFVTSGTMGNQLAILSQTSPGSEILVEEHSHIFVQEAASHSIIAGVQTRPISSDKGTLDPERVRSAIRMPGESTYTSLLCLENTHNYSGGTIVPLDNIKDLYSICRKSGTKLHIDGARLFNAVVATSISVDEYAQYSDTVQICLCKGLGAPIGAILAGSQECIANARNWRKRLGGAMPQAGVIAAPALVALTSMVERLNEDHEKAKKLAEGLIQIPGITVELETVQTNIVMANVQGTGKSVRELIYELKAVGILATEFTAGVLRFVTHKDISQADIDEALKRIKNLL; this is translated from the coding sequence ATGATTATAGATTTTAGAACAGATGCTGGTACTCGACCAACGGAAGAAATGCGTAAAGCAATGTATAATGCCGAAGTGGGAGATGACGTTTTTAGAGAGGATCCATCAGTTAATCGTTTAGAGGAAACAGCAGCAGAAATGTTGGGAAAAGAGGCTGCTTTGTTTGTCACTTCAGGCACAATGGGAAATCAACTAGCCATATTATCTCAAACATCACCAGGTTCAGAAATTCTGGTGGAAGAACATTCACATATCTTTGTTCAAGAAGCAGCTTCTCATTCTATTATTGCTGGCGTTCAGACACGGCCCATTTCTAGTGATAAAGGCACATTAGATCCAGAACGAGTGCGTAGTGCCATTAGAATGCCTGGAGAGTCAACATATACTAGTCTCCTATGCTTAGAAAATACACATAACTATTCAGGTGGCACAATTGTACCTTTAGATAATATCAAGGACTTGTATTCTATTTGTCGTAAATCCGGTACCAAGTTACATATTGATGGTGCAAGACTGTTTAATGCCGTTGTTGCCACATCTATTTCAGTCGATGAATACGCACAATATTCCGATACCGTCCAAATTTGTTTATGTAAAGGCTTAGGAGCTCCAATAGGTGCTATTCTCGCAGGTTCGCAAGAGTGTATTGCTAATGCAAGAAATTGGCGTAAAAGACTAGGTGGAGCAATGCCCCAAGCAGGGGTTATAGCTGCACCTGCTCTAGTAGCATTAACAAGTATGGTAGAACGATTGAATGAGGACCACGAAAAAGCTAAAAAATTAGCAGAAGGGTTAATTCAAATACCTGGTATTACCGTGGAGTTGGAAACTGTTCAGACGAATATTGTTATGGCAAATGTTCAAGGAACAGGAAAGTCAGTTCGAGAACTGATTTACGAACTAAAGGCAGTTGGAATATTAGCAACTGAATTCACAGCCGGTGTTTTACGGTTTGTTACGCATAAAGATATCTCTCAGGCTGATATAGATGAGGCATTAAAACGTATTAAGAACCTTCTTTAA